The Blautia pseudococcoides genome segment AACCTGCTGGTTGTCCTCTGCGGCAATAAAGATGCCCAGCCCATTGTCAACAGCGGTTCCCTGTATTAGGCGGGACTGTGAACAGTAACAGGAGTGATGCCTTCATGGAAAACAAACCGAAGGAAAAACAAAAAAAACAGGTTCCCCTGCGGCTCTCCGCATCTCTTTACAATGACCTGGCCCAGTGGGCGGAGGATGACTTCCGCTCCGTCAACGGCCAGATCGAATATCTGCTGACCGAATGCGTGAAGCACAGAAAGCGGAGTCAGAAAAGCGCCACAGAGGAACCGGCGGCAGAATGAAGAAAATCCAGGCAGCGGCCAATTGATGAGCCGTGTATGCCTGGATTTTTTGCATGTGTTTTTTCAGAAATGTTTTCTGTATTTTTTTTCCGCTATGTTGATCAGGCTGTATAAAACAGCAGCGATGATACATAGAATAACAATACTCATGATCATGGTATCCAGTTTGAATACCTGACTGGAATAAATGATCAGATACCCAAGTCCCCGTTTGCTTCCGATCATCTCTCCGATCACCACGCCGATCAGGCAGAGGCCGATATTGACTTTCATAATGCTGAGGATCAGTGGTACGGAGGAAGGAAGAACCACTTTAAAAAGGGCATCCTTTTTCGTGCCCCTCAGTGTGGAAATCAGTTTCAGTTTATCCGGGTCCGTGCCGCAGAAGCCAGTGTACAGATTCAAGATCGCCCCAAAGATGGCTACAGACAGACCGGCAACGATGATGGTCTTGATGTTGCTGCCCAGCCACACGATCAAAAGCGGTGCCAGGGCTGATTTGGGCAGACTGTTCAGAACTACCAGATACGGCTCCAGAATCGAGGAAAGCTTCGGAAAACACCACAGAAGCACCGCAATGGCAATACCAAACACAGTGACCAGGGCGAAACTGGCAATGGTCTCCCAGAGTGTGACGCCCGTGTGTACGGCAAGTGTTCCATCCAGTATCATGTGGTACATGGCTAGGACCACCTGGGAAGGGCTGGAGAAGATGAAGGAATCAATAAGGCCCAGTCTTGCGCTGCCCTCCCAGAGCGCCAGAAAAGCCAGGAATATGAGGATGCGGATAAGCCGCACGATCTGGGAATCACGCCTTAATTTCCGCAGATAATTCCTCTGTCCTCTGGACATAGAAGTCATTTCAGCCATTGTGGTTTAGCTCCTTCCATATTTCATTAAAATAATTCTTGAACTCCGGAGCGCTGCGGGAGGTGAAAGGCGTGCGGTTATCCATGGTGAGTACAATGGGGATGATTCTTTTAATGGCAGCAGGACGTTTGCCGAGGATGATGACCCGGTCTGCCATGCTTATGGCTTCCGAGATATCATGAGTCACCAGAATAGCGGTTTTCTCCTCCCGCTTGATGATTTTTCCAATGTCGTCCCCCACAGAGAGACGTGTCTGATAATCCAGGGCGGAAAAGGGTTCATCCAGAAGCAGCAGATCAGGTTCCAAAGCCAGCGTGCGGATCAGCGCGGCACGCTGCCGCATACCACCGGAAAGCTGGGACGGGCGCGATTCTTTAAACTTATCCAGGCCGTAATCAGCCAGAAGATGATTGACTTTGTCTCTGGCATTTGGGGAGTTCTTTTTCTGGATCTCCAGTCCTAAAAGTACATTGCTGTAAATGGTGCGCCATTCAAAAAGGTGGTCTTTTTGCAGCATGTAACCGATATTTGTCACTGATTCACTGAGTGGTTTTTTGTTTAGAAGAATTTCACCTTCTTCCGGGATGAGCAGACCGCAGAGCATATCCAGAAGCGTGGATTTTCCGCAGCCGGACGGACCTACGATCGCCAGGAATTCTCCTTTTTCCACAGAAAAAGATATATGGGACAGAGCGGGTGTTTCACCGGACTTTGTATGATAGGCATAACTGACATCTTTTACTTCTAAAAGAGGTGTATCCATAAGTTGTCATTCCTTTCTTATTTCTATTGGCAGGCAGGTGTGAGACTGTCTGTTTTTGGGGATGGTAATTGGCAGTTACGGTCCACGGCACTGCATTTATTGCAGGGCTGTGAATTTGTAACATACAGTATCATATGATAAAAAGCCGGGGGTTGACATATGGGAAGGGGATGCACTTGTGTTTTTCTTTGATTATTGATAAAATAAGTACGGATTGGGAAACCTATCCGGTAACGGAAACATGATTTGACAAGAACAGGAGGCAAAACTATGAGAATTTTATTTTTTGACACCAAGAACTACGACAGGGCATCCTTTGATAAACAACTGGAAAATTATCCGGGAATAGAGATCGACTATCTGAAAACAGATCTGGCACCCAAGACGGCGCCGCTGGCAAAAGGGTTTGACGCTGTGTGCGCCTTTGTAAGCTCCGACGTGGGGGCAGAGACTGTGACAGCGCTCCATGAGGCGGGGGTAAAACTGATCCTTATGCGCTGCGCGGGATTCAACAATGTGGACCTGGAAAAAGCGGGAGAGTACGGCATCCGGGTTATGCGCGTGCCGGGCTATTCCCCGGAAGCAGTAGCGGAACATGCCATGGCGCTGGCCCTTACAGCGAACCGCAGGATCCATAAGGCATATGTAAAAGTCCGGGAAAATGATTTCAGCTTAAGCGGCCTGATGGGATTTAACTTTTACCAAAAGACAGCAGGTATTGTGGGAACCGGAAAGATCGGTGCGGCTATGGCGAAAATCTGCCGTGGTTTTGGTATGAAGGTCATTGCCTATGATGTATACCAGAATCCGGACCTGGATTTTGCCGAATATGTCTCTTTGGATGAACTGCTTAAAAGAAGTGACCTGATCTCCCTGCACTGCCCGCTGATGGACAGCACCTACCACCTGATCAACAGGGAGACCATCGCAAAAATGAAGGACGGAGTGGTACTGGTCAACACGTCGAGAGGCGGACTTGTGAAGACAGAAGATTTGATCGAGGGAATCCGTGCCCGCAAGTTCTTCGGTGTGGGTCTGGATGTGTACGAGGAGGAGACAAAGAACGTATTTGAGGACCGTTCTGACGAAATTCTGGAGCATTCCACAACGGCAAGGCTCCTCTCTTTCCCAAATGTAATGATCACCTCCCATCAGGGATTCTTTACCCAGGAAGCCCTTGCAGCTATTTCCCAGACTACCCTGGACAATGCGTCTGCATTTGAAAAGGGGGAGACAAACAGTAATGAAGTTCTGAAAAGGGAATCATAAAATGGACCGGAAAAGAAACTACCAGAGAGAACTGGAAAAAGTCCTGGAACAGATAAAAAAGGAAGAAAGAGTTCCCACTTTGTTCCTGCACAGCTGCTGCGCTCCATGCAGCAGCTATGTGCTGGAATATCTGTCACAGTATTTTGAGATAACCGATTTTTTCTTCAATCCCAATATTTCACCTGAAAAGGAATATGAGAAGCGGGAGGAAGAACTTGAGCGGCTCATAGGATCCATGCCTTTTGTACATAAGCCGAAGTTTTTAAAAGGGGAGTATTGCCCTGAGAAATTTTATGCCATGGCAGAAGGAATGGAAGATATCCCGGAGGGAGGCAGGCGCTGCTTTGCCTGTTATGAAATGCGCATGGAGGAGGCTGCAAGACTTGCGGCAGAGGGAGGATATGATTATTTCACCACAACCCTGTCCATCAGTCCCCTGAAAAATGCGGCAAAGATCAATGAGATAGGAGAAAAGCTGGAAGAGAAATATCATGTCCGGCATCTGCCGTCAGATTTCAAAAAGAAAAACGGGTATAAGCGTTCCACAGAGCTTTCCGGAGAATATGGCCTGTACCGGCAGGATTTCTGCGGCTGTGTATTCTCAAAAAGGGAACGTGACAAGAGAGAGGCGGAAAAGGGTAACAGTTCAGACAAGCTGAACTGTTACCCATCCAGCCATTAAAAATCGCTTCGCGATGGGCTGGATACCTGCTGGCACTACTTTTTCATACGGTCAGCGCAGTAAATGCGCAGACCTGTCTGAACTGTTACAGAAAAGGGGCAGCAGTGATATGGAAAAATTTCTTGCACGGTACCAAAGATAATGATAAACTGTTACCCATAAGCCGGATAAGCGGCTTACGGCTGCAGCAGGTAGCAGAATCCTGGGATAGCCGGAACAATAAATAAATCAATTTGTAAAAAAGTGAGGTACATAAAGATGGCTCAGTTATGGGGCGGACGTTTCACCAAGGAGACGGATCAGTTGGTATATAATTTCAATGCGTCGTTAAGTTTTGACAATAAGCTTTACAAACAGGACATTACAGGAAGCATGGCACATGCCGCGATGCTTGCAAAACAGGGGATTATCACGGAGAAGGAGAAAGAGGCGATTCTGGAAGGCTTGAAAGGGATCCTGGCTGATATTGAAAGCGGAGCACTTGCCTTTTCCCCTGAGTATGAAGATATCCACAGTTTTGTGGAGGCGAATCTGATTGCCCGCTGCGGCGATGTGGGTAAAAAGCTGCACACAGGCAGAAGCCGCAACGACCAGGTGGCCCTTGATATGAAGATGTATGTGAGGGATGAGATCGGGGAGATTGACATCCTCTTAAAAGAACTGCTGGAGTCCATTTATAAGGTTATGGATGAGAATGTACATACTTACATGCCGGGATTCACCCATCTGCAGAAAGCGCAGCCTTTGACACTGGCACATCATTTCGGCGCGTATTTTGAGATGTTCAAGCGCGACAGGAGCCGTATGGCGGATGCAAAAAAACGTCTGAACCTCTGTCCTCTTGGAAGCGGAGCGCTGGCGGGTACCACCTATCCTCTTGACAGGGATTTTACAGCCAAAACCCTGGGATTTGACGGGCCAACCCTGAACAGCATGGATTCCGTGGCTGACAGGGATTACCTGATCGAGCTTTTGTCAGGTCTTTCCACCATTATGATGCACTTGAGCCGTTTCTGTGAGGAGATTATTCTGTGGAACTCCAATGAATACCGTTTTGTGGAGATTGATGACGGGTACAGCACAGGCAGCAGTATCATGCCCCAGAAGAAAAATCCGGATATTGCCGAGCTGGTAAGAGGAAAGACAGGTCGTGTCTATGGCGCGCTCATGTCTATTCTGACTACCATGAAAGGCATTCCTCTTGCATACAATAAAGATATGCAGGAAGACAAAGAATTTACCTTTGATGCCATTGATACCGTAAAAGGCTGCATCGCTTTATTTAACGGTATGATCGCCACCATGTCCTTCCGCAGGGAGAATATGGAAAAGAGCGCAAAGAACGGCTTTACCAATGCCACAGACGCCGCAGACTACCTGGTGAACAATGGCGTTCCGTTTAGGGATGCCCACGGCATTGTAGGACGTCTGGTGCTTGCCTGCATTGAGAAAAATATCTCTCTGGATGAGATGAGCCTTCCGGAGTATCAGGAAATCAGTCCCGTGTTCAAAGAGGACATCTATGAGGCGATCAGCATGAAGAACTGTGTGGAGAAGAGAAATACCATCGGTGCTCCTGGTGAGGCTGCCATGAAGCAGGTTCTGACACTGCACAAAAAATATCTGGAAGAAAACTAAAAAATGCTTGCTTTTTTCCTGGATTTGTTATAGTATTGTTTAGGAAAAACAAATGTGCGCACAGGAAGAACAATCCCTCCGCACAGAATACATAGACGAGGAGAATTGCCGTATGAGTGAGAAATTAAGAGTGGGTATATTAGGCGCAACAGGAATGGTAGGACAGAGATTTATCTCTCTGCTTGAAGATCATCCCTGGTTTGAAGTGGTAACTGTGGCCGCCAGTGCAAGAAGTGCAGGCAGGACATATGAGGAGGCCGTAGGCGGACGCTGGAAAATGGATACTCCCATGCCGGAAGCCGTGAAAAAGCTGGAAGTCATGAATGTATCTGAGGTGGAGAAAGTGGCATCCACCGTTGACTTTGTATTCTCTGCTGTTGATATGAGCAAAGAGGAGATCAAAGCCATTGAGGAGGCATACGCAAAGACAGAGACACCGGTTGTGTCCAACAACAGCGCACACCGCTGGACACCGGACGTACCTATGGTAGTGCCGGAGATCAATCCGGAGCACTTTGATGTCATTGAATTCCAGAAAAAACGTCTGGGGACCACAAAAGGCTTCATTGCCGTAAAACCCAACTGTTCCATCCAGAGTTACGCACCGGTGCTCACAGCATGGAGAGAATTTGAGCCATACGAAGTAGTGGCAACCACTTACCAGGCAATCTCCGGAGCAGGCAAGACCTTCAAAGACTGGCCGGAAATGCAGGGAAATGTGATCCCCTTCATCGGTGGTGAGGAAGAGAAAAGCGAGCAGGAACCTCTCCGTCTCTGGGGTGAGATAAGAGACGGCGTGATCGAGAAGGCAGCAGAGCCTGTTATCACCACCCAGTGTGTGCGTGTGCCGGTACTGAACGGACATACAGCAGCCGTATTTGTAAAATTCAGAAAGAACCCGGCCAAAGAGCAGTTGATCGAAAAGATGGTGAACTTTAAAGGGGCTCCCCAGGAGTTAGACCTGCCAAGCGCTCCCAAGCAGTTCATCCGCTATATGGAAGAAGACAACCGTCCGCAGGTTACCCTGGATGTTGATTATGAAAATGGAATGGGTGTAACGGTAGGTCGTCTGAGAGAGGACAGTGTATATGATTACAAGTTCATCGGCCTTTCTCACAACACCGTGCGCGGCGCTGCCGGCGGTGCTGTCCTTTGTGCAGAGACACTGAAAGCCAAAGGATTTATCACAAAAAAATAAAACTTTAAGTCAGACCGGGGAGCTCCCTCCGGTCTGATTGCATGGAAGAGGAGCTTTTATGAATAAATCTTTATTTATCGCAGAAAAGCCCAGTGTGGCACAGGAATTTGCCAGGGCTCTCAAAGTCCAGACTGCCCGTCATGACGGATATCTGGAGTCAGAGAACACCATTGTCACCTGGTGCGTAGGTCATCTGGTCACCATGAGCTACCCGGAGAAATATGACATGAAATATAAAAAATGGAGTCTGGAGACCCTGCCTTTTCTGCCTGAAGAATTTAAATACGAAGTCATACCGTCCGTATCCAAACAGTTTCAGATCGTGAGCGGACTACTTAACCGGGATGACGTTTCCACCATCTATGTCTGTACCGACTCCGGGCGGGAGGGAGAGTACATCTACCGCCTGGTTGCCATGATGGCAGATGTAAAAGACAAGGAACAGAAGAGGGTGTGGATTGACTCCCAGACAGAGGAAGAGATACTTAGGGGAATCCGGGAGGCAAAGGATTTAAGCGCCTATGATAATTTATCTGCCTCCGCCTATCTGCGGGCCAAGGAAGATTATCTGATGGGTATTAATTTCTCCCGGCTTCTCTCTTTAAAATATGGCAATGCCATATCTAATTACCTGGGCAGCAAATACCAGGCCATATCTGTGGGCCGTGTCATGACCTGTGTTATGGGCATGGTGGTGCGCCGGGAACGGGAAATCCGTGAATTTGTAAAAACACCCTTTTACCGTGTGCTGGGCAGCTTTTCGGCGGGCGGACACCCCTTCGACGGGGAGTGGCGTGGCGTGGAGGGCAGCCGGTATTTCCAGTCGCCTTATCTCTATAAGGAGAACGGATTCAAAGAGCGGAAACATGCGGAGGAATTAAAGGCCATTTTGTCGGCTGATCCTCCTTTTAAAGCTGTGGTGGAGAAGATCGAGAAGAAAAAGGAAAATAAAAATCCGCCTCTTCTTTTTAACCTGGCAGAGCTTCAGAATGAATGCTCCCGCTTATTTAAGATCAGCCCGGATGAGACTTTGAAAATTGTCCAGGAGCTGTATGAGAAAAAACTGGTCACTTACCCCAGAACAGATGCCCGTGTGCTCTCCACCGCGGTGGCAAAAGAGATACAGAAAAACATTGGCGGTCTGCGTGGGTATGTGCACGGAAAGCCGTTTGCAGAGGAGATCCTGGCAGAGGGCAGTTATAAGGATCTGGCGAAGACAAGATATGTCAATGACAAGCAGATCACAGACCACTATGCTATTATCCCTACGGGACAGGGAATGGGTGCTTTGGGCAGCCTCCATCCCTCTGCGGCGAAGGTTTATGAGACTGTGGTGCGCAGGTTTCTGAGTATTTTTTATCCCCCTGCTGTTTACCAGAAGGTGAGTATTGTGTCGGTGATTGAAAAGGAAAGACTGTTTTCCTCATTTAAGATCCTGGTCTCCGAGGGATACTTGAAGGTGGTGCAGAACTCTTTTGCAAAAAAGAAGGAGGAGAGTGCCCAGGAGGAAGGGGAGCAGACAGAAGATACCAGCTTCTTGGAAATACTGCAGACCATCAAAAAGGGCAGTGAGCTGGATATCACGGATTTCCAGATAAAAGAGGGGGAGACATCCCCGCCGAAACGTTACACCTCAGGTTCCATGATCCTGGCTATGGAAAATGCCGGGCAGCTCATCGAGGACGAGGAGCTGAGAGCACAGATAAAGGGAAGCGGAATCGGCACCAGTGCCACCAGGGCGGAAATTTTGAAAAAGCTTATGACCATCAAATATCTGGCCCTGAATAAGAAGACACAGGTCATCACCCCCACTTTGCTGGGAGAGATGATCTTTGACGTGGTCAATGCCTCCATCCGTTCCCTGCTGAACCCGGAGCTTACGGCAAGCTGGGAGAAAGGACTTACTTATGTGGCTGAGGGGGAGATCACCCCGGACGAATACATGGAAAAGCTGGAGAATTTTGTCAGAAGCAGAACCCAGGGCGTGCTGGGACTGAGAAATCAACTGGCGCTGAAGCAATTTTTTGACGCGGCGGCCGTATATTACAAAAAAGCCGGAAAATCCGGCGGAAAGAGGTAAAGAGAATGGAACAGTTAAAAATCAGTGAATTATACAGTGATTTAAACCAGACAATGGCAAAAGAACTTCTGGAAAGCAAGACCTATCCCTGGGAAGCGCTTCCCTTCATCAGTGGATTTATCGTTAAACTGGGCAGCACGCTCAGTGAGGAAGAGTATGAGAAAAGAGGGGAGAATGTGTGGATCGCCAAGTCCGCAAAGGTTGCACCCACGGCATTCATCAATGGTCCTGCGATCATCGGCAAAGACGCGGAAGTACGCCACTGCGCATTTATCCGCGGGAATGCGCTGGTTGGGGAAGGGGCTGTTGTGGGGAATTCCACAGAGCTTAAAAATGTGATCCTGTTCAATAAAGTACAGGTTCCCCACTACAATTACGTGGGGGATTCTATTCTGGGATTTAAGTCTCATATGGGGGCAGGCTCCATCACCTCCAATGTAAAGTCTGATAAAAAGCTGGTGGTGGTAAAAGGCGCGTCAGAAAAGATTGAGACAGGACTGAAAAAATTCGGTGCCATGCTGGGGGATGAAGTGGAAGTGGGATGCGGTTCTGTACTGAATCCGGGAACTGTGATCGGAAGCCACAGCAACATTTATCCTCTGTCCTCAGTGCGCGGAGTGGTTCCGGCTGACAGTATCTATAAGAATAAGAACGAAGTGGTGGAGAAGATAGAAGAATAAAGGCGATCCCATTTTAATAGGCGAGTCTGTATGGAATTGTGCCTGTAACTGTGAGGATACGGAACCGTTACGAATAAAGTGTAATGAATCCGGTCTGCCGGATTTTCGTGCTGGAGCGTGGTCTTTTGGGACCACGCTCCTCTTGGTAAAGCCATGCAGCATTTGGAGGCCCTTCATATGATATGGGAAAGGAGTTCCTTGCCGTGATCTGTCAGCAGGGGATGCAGAAGATTCCAGGCCTGCTTTTGATAAGGTGGCCGTCTCCCCGGATTTCAGCCGGGAAAATGGTTTCCAGTAAATGCAGGGCAGCAGTAGCGCATCAATGCCGTCAAAAACCAGTGAAAGCTGCCGCTGCTGAGAGGAGGCTCTCATGCGGTCAGATAAAATAAATCCGGTATAAAAGAAACAAGAGCATAACAGAAAGAACTGACAGACCTGCATAGAACAAAGCTCGGCTTACCGGTCCGTTGGCATGGCACAGGTCCAGGCTGATGCCGAATTTAAGTGGGTATAAAATACGCACATTTTTGTAGTTGAGCATATCAATCAGCATGTGAGAGAGCATGGCGACAAAAAAATAAGGGGTAAGGTCCGGGAAAATTCCATACACAATACCGTTTAGGATCACCAGTGCGGGCAGAGAATGCATGAAGGACCTGTGCGGCTGGTTCTTTCCAAAGGTGCACACTCCAAGGAATAGCAGAAAACTTACGGCGAGTCTGTATATGCTGCTCTCTTTTTGAAAACGGTATCGGATTCCCACATTCCATTTCCACTCGGCAAAGAGCAGTGCAGCGATGACCAATAAGGTGAGTATGGAGATTTTGTTTAGCTGTTCCCTGGAATCCGAGGTGGTTACGTCAATATCGCTGATGACTGAGCCGATGGCGGCTGTACCCAGACATAATAATAAACTGCTTAAGGTTTGAGGCTGCGTTACGCAGACGGCAGCCGCAGTACCTACAGATAGATGTGTTTTTCCTGTCATATGTACTCCAATTCTTGTTTGTATTATTTAAGTTTTGTATTCCATCTCTTTCCGCAGTCCGGAAGTTTTTTGGATAGCGGAAAGAGACAGAGATCAGTATTTCAGAAGGGCATAGCGTATGAGGAAGAGCAGCATCAAATGTACCGGGTAAAAGAGGTAGAAAAAGTATTTGATCTTCCGGCCCCTCTGTCCGTTATACATGTTGATAGGGATAAAAGCCAGGCAGGCGGGTGCTTCCCACAGCAGAGAGAGGCAGCCTGCAATGGTCCTTTCCAGGGGATAGCTCTGGAACAAGTACAGTATGATAATGAGAATGACACCTTTATAACTGTAATCTGTTTTTAAAAGATATCCCAGAAGAAGACCGGCCCCGGCGGCCACAAGTGCCAGTGCGGGCATTTTTTTGCGGGCTTCATCCATAGCCATGAGTGTAAGAAATCCGATCAGCAGGGTGATCATTACATTTTGATAAGAAAACTCCAGGACGCTGCCGTTAAAGCATAAATCAAAGGGAATCTCCGAGAGAAGGGCAAACAGGGCGAGCCGCAGTGCGTATTTCTTTCTGTCTGAGGTGTGGATAAACCCTTCAACAAGAAGAAAACAGAATATGGGAAAGGCAATGCGGCCTGTTTTTCTGAGTGCCCAGTCAATGTTCCATATAAGAAGTGTATTTTCGTAGGAAAGGGCCTGGGGCAGATTCATCTGATAGGCCTGCATGTATCCGTTTTCCAGGATGACGGCACCGATATGGTCGATCAGCATGGTGACTATGGCAATGATTTTCAGTGTAGATCCCGGAAAAACAGGGGGCAGAAGCTGCCAGCGGGATGGGCGGAATGAATTTTTTGGCATATAGTGTCTCCTTTATGTGATATTTCCTACCTATCATATATCTGAATCAGGTAATTTGGCAAGATATGTTTCACATTTATAGATACTGCTTTTGAGAGGGCACTGCATTTCGGCGCAGCCTGACTTGGGAGGCTTGTGCATGGCGCGGCATTCCCTTGGGGAAATCACCTTTCTGAGGTTCCTGATTCGATGACATTTTTTTTATTTTTATACTTCCATTTTTAATAACTATATGCTATAATAACATCGTTATAAATCTTTAGGGGCATTAGCGCAGCTGGGAGCGCGCCACAATGGCATTGTGGAGGTCACGGGTTCGAATCCCGTATGCTCCATGCCTGATTTGGAACCCGCTGTTTAGCGGGCTTTTTTTTAATGTCAATTAAAAACCAAAAGTCGATTATCTGCATAAACACTGGATTTATTAATACTTATAAACGGATTGCTTGTGTGTTTTACTATTCATTTACCACATATGATTGAGCTTTGATATGACTTAATTTTAATAACTATGATAGGCACTTTTATTGAAGTGCCGTTTCTATGTAACAGAAAAGCAGTCATATCAACTGCTCTATAAACCTATATTTACCAAGTATATTGCTTTATTGCTCGTATTGTATTAAAATCCCTGCACAAATTACTGCTGATTTATTAAACAATGAAACAAATCCACCTGCCATTGAAGATATTGCAATTACTCTTTCTTTTCTTCCTTGCCATAAACTGGAAGTCGCCGTTCTTAAAAAAATTAGTGCATAAGTATTAAACCAATTGTTTGTTATAGCACCTCAATAACCTCAAAGCGTTCAAATGTGACAGGGGTTTGAGTGGTAAATGTATAACCACGTTTCGCTGAGTCACGTGTCCAATAGCGTATATTACCTGATTTCCATTGTTCAAAGTTTTCGTCCTCCCCCTCAAGTTTTACCATGTCCCAAGTTAAGTCGCAAAATTTGACAGTTTTAAGATACACTGTCTTTATCACGCAGGCTGGATTGCCATGTCCATCCAATACGAGGGATAAATCACCAACGCTGGGTGTCTGCTCATCCTCCAATAGAATTGAGACAGTTGCCGTTTTCTTTCCTGTAAGCACCAAATTCAAAAGCTCATCTGCCATTTCAGGACTATCACCAAAAGCAAAACACTCATAATATTTTTTGTTCTCATTTTCTATAGAATTCATTTTTTATCATATCCTTTCAAATTCCAATTTGTTTCTCTAAAGTATAAGCATATCATTATCGTCAAATTCATCGCGAGGCCCCCAAGCAACTTCCCAGTAATATCCCAAGTCACTAAAATGAGCATGATATCCACCCCAAAATACATCTTGCGGTTCTTTCACAATCGTTGCACCTACATTACGTGCAAGCTCTATAATTTCTCTTACCTCTGCTTTTGATTTCGC includes the following:
- a CDS encoding ribbon-helix-helix domain-containing protein: MENKPKEKQKKQVPLRLSASLYNDLAQWAEDDFRSVNGQIEYLLTECVKHRKRSQKSATEEPAAE
- a CDS encoding ABC transporter permease — translated: MTSMSRGQRNYLRKLRRDSQIVRLIRILIFLAFLALWEGSARLGLIDSFIFSSPSQVVLAMYHMILDGTLAVHTGVTLWETIASFALVTVFGIAIAVLLWCFPKLSSILEPYLVVLNSLPKSALAPLLIVWLGSNIKTIIVAGLSVAIFGAILNLYTGFCGTDPDKLKLISTLRGTKKDALFKVVLPSSVPLILSIMKVNIGLCLIGVVIGEMIGSKRGLGYLIIYSSQVFKLDTMIMSIVILCIIAAVLYSLINIAEKKYRKHF
- a CDS encoding ABC transporter ATP-binding protein, with the protein product MDTPLLEVKDVSYAYHTKSGETPALSHISFSVEKGEFLAIVGPSGCGKSTLLDMLCGLLIPEEGEILLNKKPLSESVTNIGYMLQKDHLFEWRTIYSNVLLGLEIQKKNSPNARDKVNHLLADYGLDKFKESRPSQLSGGMRQRAALIRTLALEPDLLLLDEPFSALDYQTRLSVGDDIGKIIKREEKTAILVTHDISEAISMADRVIILGKRPAAIKRIIPIVLTMDNRTPFTSRSAPEFKNYFNEIWKELNHNG
- a CDS encoding 2-hydroxyacid dehydrogenase; its protein translation is MRILFFDTKNYDRASFDKQLENYPGIEIDYLKTDLAPKTAPLAKGFDAVCAFVSSDVGAETVTALHEAGVKLILMRCAGFNNVDLEKAGEYGIRVMRVPGYSPEAVAEHAMALALTANRRIHKAYVKVRENDFSLSGLMGFNFYQKTAGIVGTGKIGAAMAKICRGFGMKVIAYDVYQNPDLDFAEYVSLDELLKRSDLISLHCPLMDSTYHLINRETIAKMKDGVVLVNTSRGGLVKTEDLIEGIRARKFFGVGLDVYEEETKNVFEDRSDEILEHSTTARLLSFPNVMITSHQGFFTQEALAAISQTTLDNASAFEKGETNSNEVLKRES
- a CDS encoding epoxyqueuosine reductase QueH; this encodes MDRKRNYQRELEKVLEQIKKEERVPTLFLHSCCAPCSSYVLEYLSQYFEITDFFFNPNISPEKEYEKREEELERLIGSMPFVHKPKFLKGEYCPEKFYAMAEGMEDIPEGGRRCFACYEMRMEEAARLAAEGGYDYFTTTLSISPLKNAAKINEIGEKLEEKYHVRHLPSDFKKKNGYKRSTELSGEYGLYRQDFCGCVFSKRERDKREAEKGNSSDKLNCYPSSH
- the argH gene encoding argininosuccinate lyase — protein: MAQLWGGRFTKETDQLVYNFNASLSFDNKLYKQDITGSMAHAAMLAKQGIITEKEKEAILEGLKGILADIESGALAFSPEYEDIHSFVEANLIARCGDVGKKLHTGRSRNDQVALDMKMYVRDEIGEIDILLKELLESIYKVMDENVHTYMPGFTHLQKAQPLTLAHHFGAYFEMFKRDRSRMADAKKRLNLCPLGSGALAGTTYPLDRDFTAKTLGFDGPTLNSMDSVADRDYLIELLSGLSTIMMHLSRFCEEIILWNSNEYRFVEIDDGYSTGSSIMPQKKNPDIAELVRGKTGRVYGALMSILTTMKGIPLAYNKDMQEDKEFTFDAIDTVKGCIALFNGMIATMSFRRENMEKSAKNGFTNATDAADYLVNNGVPFRDAHGIVGRLVLACIEKNISLDEMSLPEYQEISPVFKEDIYEAISMKNCVEKRNTIGAPGEAAMKQVLTLHKKYLEEN
- the asd gene encoding aspartate-semialdehyde dehydrogenase; its protein translation is MSEKLRVGILGATGMVGQRFISLLEDHPWFEVVTVAASARSAGRTYEEAVGGRWKMDTPMPEAVKKLEVMNVSEVEKVASTVDFVFSAVDMSKEEIKAIEEAYAKTETPVVSNNSAHRWTPDVPMVVPEINPEHFDVIEFQKKRLGTTKGFIAVKPNCSIQSYAPVLTAWREFEPYEVVATTYQAISGAGKTFKDWPEMQGNVIPFIGGEEEKSEQEPLRLWGEIRDGVIEKAAEPVITTQCVRVPVLNGHTAAVFVKFRKNPAKEQLIEKMVNFKGAPQELDLPSAPKQFIRYMEEDNRPQVTLDVDYENGMGVTVGRLREDSVYDYKFIGLSHNTVRGAAGGAVLCAETLKAKGFITKK
- a CDS encoding DNA topoisomerase, encoding MNKSLFIAEKPSVAQEFARALKVQTARHDGYLESENTIVTWCVGHLVTMSYPEKYDMKYKKWSLETLPFLPEEFKYEVIPSVSKQFQIVSGLLNRDDVSTIYVCTDSGREGEYIYRLVAMMADVKDKEQKRVWIDSQTEEEILRGIREAKDLSAYDNLSASAYLRAKEDYLMGINFSRLLSLKYGNAISNYLGSKYQAISVGRVMTCVMGMVVRREREIREFVKTPFYRVLGSFSAGGHPFDGEWRGVEGSRYFQSPYLYKENGFKERKHAEELKAILSADPPFKAVVEKIEKKKENKNPPLLFNLAELQNECSRLFKISPDETLKIVQELYEKKLVTYPRTDARVLSTAVAKEIQKNIGGLRGYVHGKPFAEEILAEGSYKDLAKTRYVNDKQITDHYAIIPTGQGMGALGSLHPSAAKVYETVVRRFLSIFYPPAVYQKVSIVSVIEKERLFSSFKILVSEGYLKVVQNSFAKKKEESAQEEGEQTEDTSFLEILQTIKKGSELDITDFQIKEGETSPPKRYTSGSMILAMENAGQLIEDEELRAQIKGSGIGTSATRAEILKKLMTIKYLALNKKTQVITPTLLGEMIFDVVNASIRSLLNPELTASWEKGLTYVAEGEITPDEYMEKLENFVRSRTQGVLGLRNQLALKQFFDAAAVYYKKAGKSGGKR
- a CDS encoding acyltransferase; this encodes MEQLKISELYSDLNQTMAKELLESKTYPWEALPFISGFIVKLGSTLSEEEYEKRGENVWIAKSAKVAPTAFINGPAIIGKDAEVRHCAFIRGNALVGEGAVVGNSTELKNVILFNKVQVPHYNYVGDSILGFKSHMGAGSITSNVKSDKKLVVVKGASEKIETGLKKFGAMLGDEVEVGCGSVLNPGTVIGSHSNIYPLSSVRGVVPADSIYKNKNEVVEKIEE